A single Bosea sp. PAMC 26642 DNA region contains:
- a CDS encoding AsmA family protein, translating to MRESLTVLAGLLVLTLLAALIGPGFVDWRMYRPQIEQRLSTVLGVETRVAGGIGLTLLPSPRVMLSDVRIGGASGDASTATVERFTAELALSALARGEFRFSDAAVEGATVSLVADEAGAVRLPVRIGPGLPIETSLDRLSLRRSALIWREAGREPVTIAPVAAEISAVSLAGPWRIEGEVAGASLRISTGAMEADGRLRTKGSVTGEDTQVGFDGAIVLPVTVGGVAPTLEGAFTLSPGGALVLSGRVHGGSRQLDLVGLVVDIAGGAARLEGEGQFLPGSGAGSLSLRARRLDADGLVAALGERSGFERGLRGLPGIFDIGLDLDQMIWRGEDFSAIALRGKLNEEGLSDSSASLRVAGALVGATGSAGPGGLAGKVTLKADDARRVALALLRAGLDPALADFIGGLGGIEAEAAGGWTPERLNLTRISVNAASGIRIEGAGDLSSRALTAKLTMNGLDLGSLPVADHFAGLIGSRDLALDLALNRARFRNAPPGSVNLDLRRDGASWRLSRLAVDGFGGVSVNGAGALLPEGGEISGRVRAPRFDALAALAGPILPEGARQALGRAGEGLSRLDGTFRLTRVPSGETGVTMNGAAQAGRLSLDGRLDAAGAWRNASLRFDLADRRQAFAVLGLPTPMLGGPGSIVISHAPGRLAGSLAGPGLSIVLDGDATPLPRLTVQAEGPGQVLPEGAARLLPDGVIDANAGIRFEPEAISLDGLVVNLGLDSARGSLTLPREGAVSGTLSLQRIDLRALLGSALGSAPPPAGAIWSSSRFGSFAGLGELKLRLSTPTLLAWDGIVLRDAGFMLESDADGLTVSDLSGGYGGGQLAGRLQMRRDGGLAQLSGKASLTRIDLAGLTGGAMSGRLSGQIEAGGSGESPARLVSGLGGAGTLSLAGARLARFDPAAYGRIIAAIGEDASESEAARLQQRLTEALDSNAWPLGDVSLSFTLAGGLARLQPLTLERSDLRVDTSGIVDLRSLSADIKLGLRPLGPLPKGWPGDAPQIGVAWRGPLSGLKRETDVGALSNTVAARALAREIERVEAFEADARERAANSRRLRAERETRENERKLAEFLKAEEERRLAEEKRIEEARRAEEARRIGDEKRMEEQRRLDEVRRLAEERRAEELRRAEIARQEQEARRRAEAEARAAAAARAAAQPPQPGPLVLPGAPIQNFPGPALSVPGGAMPLPPPLDIQSVPRPLSRSVAPN from the coding sequence GTGCGCGAGAGCCTGACAGTTCTGGCCGGTCTGCTGGTGCTGACGCTGCTCGCGGCCCTGATCGGACCGGGCTTCGTCGACTGGCGCATGTACCGTCCGCAGATCGAGCAGCGTCTCAGCACGGTGCTCGGCGTCGAGACACGCGTTGCCGGCGGCATCGGGCTGACCCTGCTGCCGTCGCCGCGGGTGATGCTGTCGGATGTCCGGATCGGCGGTGCGTCGGGGGATGCCAGCACTGCGACGGTTGAGCGATTCACGGCCGAGCTTGCGCTGTCGGCGCTGGCGCGCGGCGAATTCCGGTTCTCCGATGCGGCGGTCGAAGGCGCGACAGTCTCGCTCGTCGCCGACGAGGCCGGTGCGGTGCGGCTGCCGGTGCGGATCGGCCCCGGCCTGCCGATCGAGACCAGTCTCGACCGCCTCAGCCTGCGACGCTCGGCGCTGATCTGGCGCGAAGCCGGCCGCGAGCCGGTGACGATCGCGCCCGTGGCGGCCGAGATTTCCGCGGTCAGCCTCGCCGGGCCCTGGCGGATCGAGGGCGAGGTCGCCGGGGCGTCCCTTAGGATATCGACGGGCGCGATGGAAGCCGACGGGCGTCTGCGCACCAAGGGATCTGTGACCGGGGAAGATACGCAGGTTGGCTTCGATGGCGCGATCGTGCTCCCCGTAACGGTCGGCGGTGTGGCGCCTACTCTGGAGGGGGCCTTTACGCTGTCGCCGGGCGGGGCGCTCGTCCTGTCGGGACGGGTCCATGGCGGCAGCCGCCAACTCGATCTCGTCGGGCTCGTCGTCGATATCGCGGGCGGCGCGGCGCGGCTGGAAGGCGAGGGCCAGTTTCTGCCCGGCTCGGGCGCCGGTTCGTTGTCGCTGCGGGCGCGGCGGCTCGATGCGGACGGGCTCGTCGCCGCGCTCGGCGAGCGCAGCGGCTTCGAGCGCGGCCTGCGCGGCTTGCCCGGTATCTTCGATATCGGGCTCGATCTCGACCAGATGATCTGGCGCGGCGAGGATTTCTCGGCCATCGCGCTGCGCGGCAAACTGAACGAGGAGGGCCTGAGCGACAGCTCCGCCTCGCTGCGGGTGGCGGGCGCGCTCGTCGGCGCAACCGGCAGCGCCGGTCCTGGCGGGCTGGCCGGCAAGGTCACGCTCAAGGCCGACGACGCACGCCGCGTCGCGCTGGCGCTGCTGCGCGCGGGGCTCGATCCGGCGCTGGCGGATTTCATCGGCGGGCTCGGGGGGATCGAGGCCGAGGCGGCCGGCGGCTGGACGCCGGAACGGCTCAACCTGACGCGGATCTCCGTCAACGCTGCCTCCGGTATCCGGATCGAAGGCGCCGGAGACCTTTCGTCCCGGGCGCTGACGGCGAAGCTGACGATGAACGGGCTCGATCTCGGCTCGCTGCCGGTGGCGGATCATTTCGCCGGACTGATCGGTTCGCGTGATCTCGCACTCGATCTGGCGTTGAACCGGGCGCGCTTCCGCAATGCTCCGCCGGGTTCGGTCAATCTCGATCTGCGCCGGGATGGCGCCAGCTGGCGGCTGAGCCGTCTGGCGGTGGACGGTTTCGGGGGGGTTTCGGTGAACGGGGCCGGTGCGCTCCTGCCTGAAGGCGGTGAGATCTCCGGCCGTGTCCGTGCTCCGCGCTTCGATGCGCTGGCTGCTCTGGCCGGGCCGATTCTGCCAGAGGGCGCGCGGCAGGCACTGGGCAGGGCCGGCGAGGGGCTCTCGCGGCTGGACGGGACGTTCCGCCTGACGCGCGTTCCGAGCGGCGAAACCGGTGTCACGATGAACGGCGCGGCGCAGGCCGGGCGCCTGTCGCTCGACGGCAGGCTCGACGCGGCCGGGGCCTGGCGCAACGCGTCGCTGCGCTTCGATCTGGCCGATCGCCGCCAGGCTTTCGCGGTGCTCGGCCTGCCGACGCCGATGCTGGGCGGGCCGGGCAGCATCGTCATCAGCCATGCGCCGGGGCGGCTGGCCGGCTCGCTCGCGGGCCCCGGCCTGTCGATCGTGCTCGATGGCGACGCGACGCCGCTGCCGCGGCTGACAGTGCAGGCCGAAGGTCCCGGTCAGGTTCTGCCGGAAGGGGCGGCGCGGCTCTTGCCGGACGGTGTGATCGACGCGAATGCCGGCATCCGATTCGAGCCGGAGGCGATCAGTCTGGACGGCCTCGTCGTCAATCTAGGCCTGGACAGCGCGCGCGGTTCGCTGACGCTGCCGCGCGAGGGTGCGGTGTCGGGAACGCTTTCGCTGCAGCGGATCGATCTTCGCGCGCTGCTGGGTTCGGCGCTGGGTTCGGCACCTCCGCCGGCCGGTGCGATCTGGTCGAGCAGCCGGTTCGGCTCCTTCGCCGGCCTCGGCGAACTCAAACTGAGATTGTCGACGCCGACCCTGCTCGCCTGGGACGGGATCGTGCTGCGCGATGCGGGCTTCATGCTGGAATCCGACGCCGACGGCCTGACGGTTTCCGATCTGTCGGGCGGCTATGGCGGCGGACAGTTGGCGGGCCGGCTGCAGATGCGCCGCGACGGCGGTCTGGCGCAATTGTCCGGAAAGGCAAGCCTGACACGGATCGATCTCGCGGGGCTGACCGGCGGGGCGATGTCGGGCAGGCTGTCGGGGCAGATCGAGGCCGGTGGTTCGGGCGAGAGCCCGGCCCGGCTGGTTTCGGGTCTCGGCGGTGCGGGTACGCTGTCGCTGGCCGGCGCGCGACTGGCGCGGTTCGATCCTGCCGCCTATGGCCGGATCATCGCCGCGATCGGCGAGGATGCCTCGGAAAGCGAGGCCGCGCGCCTGCAGCAGCGGCTTACCGAGGCGCTCGACAGCAATGCCTGGCCGCTTGGGGACGTCTCGCTGTCCTTCACCCTTGCCGGAGGACTTGCGCGGCTGCAGCCTCTTACCCTCGAACGCTCGGATCTGCGGGTCGACACGAGCGGCATCGTCGATCTGCGGTCGCTGAGCGCCGATATCAAATTGGGCCTGCGGCCGCTTGGCCCCTTGCCGAAGGGGTGGCCGGGCGATGCGCCGCAGATCGGCGTTGCCTGGCGCGGGCCGCTATCGGGCCTGAAGCGCGAAACCGATGTCGGGGCGCTGTCCAACACGGTCGCGGCGCGTGCCCTGGCGCGCGAGATCGAGCGGGTCGAGGCCTTCGAGGCCGATGCGCGCGAACGCGCCGCCAATTCGCGGCGGCTTCGGGCCGAACGCGAAACCCGCGAGAACGAGCGCAAGCTGGCCGAGTTCCTGAAGGCGGAAGAGGAGCGCCGTCTGGCCGAAGAGAAGCGCATCGAGGAGGCGCGGCGCGCCGAAGAAGCCCGCCGCATCGGGGATGAGAAGCGTATGGAGGAGCAGCGGCGTCTCGACGAGGTTCGCCGTCTCGCCGAGGAAAGGCGAGCCGAGGAATTGAGGCGGGCCGAGATCGCCCGGCAGGAGCAGGAGGCGCGCCGCCGTGCGGAGGCCGAGGCGCGGGCAGCAGCGGCAGCGCGCGCCGCCGCCCAACCGCCGCAGCCGGGGCCGCTCGTGCTACCCGGCGCGCCGATCCAGAATTTTCCGGGGCCGGCGCTGTCTGTGCCGGGCGGAGCGATGCCGCTGCCACCACCGCTCGACATCCAGTCGGTGCCGAGACCTCTGTCGCGGAGCGTGGCGCCGAACTGA
- a CDS encoding FAD-binding oxidoreductase — protein sequence MSLPAADHDTAAPVATLPPSAAAVAAVTRALAASFGNRLVTSLAVRQQHGHTLTWIPNQPPDAVVFPHSTQEVSEIVTLCGRHGVPVIAFGTGTSLEGHVNAPYGGVCIDMSQMKQILAVHAEDLDVVVEAGVTRKELNEHLRDQGLMFPIDPGADASIGGMAATRASGTNAVRYGTMKDNVLSLTAVMADGSIVKTSTRARKTSAGYDLTRLLIGSEGTLGIITEITLKLHGIPEAISAGICPFPSVKAACDATIVTIQSGLPVARIELLDEVMIRGVNLHSKLGLPETVMLFVEFHGTEAGVKEQSERFGEIAAEYGGGPFDWATKAEDRSKLWQARHDAYWAARALRPGVESVATDVCVPISQLADCVEETKRDIEASGLIAPIAGHVGDGNFHTQPLVDLTDPDEVARAEAFIERLVKRALAMGGTCTGEHGVGQKKIKYLEAEHGAPALAVMRLLKRSLDPQNILNPGKILTL from the coding sequence ATGAGCCTTCCCGCCGCAGACCATGACACCGCCGCGCCTGTTGCAACGCTGCCGCCATCCGCCGCGGCGGTTGCCGCCGTCACGCGGGCGCTGGCGGCGTCCTTCGGCAATCGTCTGGTCACCAGCCTGGCAGTCCGTCAGCAGCATGGCCATACGCTGACCTGGATCCCGAACCAGCCGCCGGATGCGGTGGTGTTTCCGCACAGCACGCAGGAGGTCTCCGAAATCGTCACGCTTTGCGGCCGTCATGGCGTGCCCGTAATCGCCTTCGGCACCGGCACTTCGCTGGAAGGCCATGTGAATGCCCCCTATGGCGGCGTCTGCATCGACATGAGCCAGATGAAACAGATCCTGGCCGTGCACGCCGAGGATCTCGACGTCGTCGTCGAGGCCGGCGTCACCCGCAAGGAGCTGAACGAGCATCTGCGCGACCAGGGCCTGATGTTCCCGATCGACCCGGGCGCCGACGCCTCGATCGGGGGCATGGCGGCGACGCGGGCCTCGGGCACCAATGCGGTGCGCTACGGCACGATGAAGGACAATGTGCTGTCCCTGACCGCCGTGATGGCCGACGGGTCAATCGTCAAGACCTCGACGCGGGCGCGCAAGACCTCTGCCGGCTACGATCTGACGCGGCTGCTGATCGGTTCGGAGGGCACGCTCGGCATCATCACCGAGATCACGCTGAAGCTGCACGGCATCCCCGAGGCGATCTCGGCCGGCATCTGCCCGTTCCCGTCCGTGAAGGCGGCTTGCGACGCGACCATCGTCACCATCCAGTCGGGCCTGCCGGTGGCACGGATCGAACTGCTCGACGAGGTGATGATCCGCGGCGTCAACCTTCATTCCAAGCTTGGCCTGCCCGAGACGGTGATGCTGTTCGTCGAATTCCACGGCACGGAAGCGGGGGTGAAGGAGCAGTCGGAGCGCTTCGGCGAGATCGCGGCGGAGTATGGCGGCGGGCCGTTCGACTGGGCGACCAAGGCGGAGGATCGCTCGAAACTCTGGCAGGCGCGGCACGACGCCTATTGGGCGGCGCGGGCGCTGCGGCCAGGCGTGGAGTCGGTCGCGACCGACGTCTGCGTGCCAATCTCGCAACTGGCCGATTGCGTCGAAGAGACCAAGCGCGACATCGAGGCGAGCGGGCTGATCGCGCCGATCGCGGGCCATGTCGGCGACGGCAATTTTCACACCCAGCCGCTGGTCGATCTGACCGACCCCGACGAGGTCGCGCGCGCCGAGGCCTTCATCGAGCGGCTTGTGAAGCGTGCGCTCGCCATGGGCGGAACCTGCACCGGCGAGCACGGCGTCGGCCAGAAGAAGATCAAATATCTCGAGGCCGAGCATGGTGCGCCTGCGCTGGCGGTGATGCGCCTGCTGAAGCGTTCGCTCGATCCGCAGAACATCCTCAATCCCGGCAAAATCCTCACCCTGTGA
- a CDS encoding thioesterase family protein, with the protein MTDEIRAPALFFAPFVSSMMRVEPQWIDYNGHLNMAYYHVLFDRATDEVFSLVGLNQSYVDTRHASFFAAECHILYKRELTESDQVRVTAQLIAFDDKRLHYYLEMRHAHEGWLAATSENLSLHVDMTTRKVTPFPPDILANIALMKAAHSMMPLPATIGRIIGMPRKTAITVEAMTSEQETETETRH; encoded by the coding sequence ATGACAGACGAGATCCGCGCTCCGGCGCTGTTCTTCGCACCCTTTGTCTCGTCGATGATGCGGGTCGAACCGCAATGGATCGACTATAACGGCCATCTCAACATGGCCTATTACCATGTGCTGTTCGACCGGGCGACCGACGAGGTCTTTTCGCTGGTCGGCCTCAACCAGAGCTATGTCGATACCCGCCACGCCTCCTTCTTCGCGGCCGAATGCCACATCCTCTACAAGCGCGAGCTGACCGAGAGCGATCAGGTCCGCGTCACCGCCCAACTCATCGCCTTCGACGACAAGCGGCTGCATTATTATCTGGAAATGCGCCATGCCCATGAGGGCTGGCTCGCCGCCACCAGCGAGAACCTGTCCCTGCATGTCGATATGACAACCCGGAAGGTGACGCCCTTCCCGCCCGACATCCTGGCCAACATCGCGCTGATGAAGGCAGCCCACAGCATGATGCCGCTGCCCGCCACGATCGGACGGATCATCGGGATGCCGCGCAAGACCGCGATCACGGTCGAAGCCATGACGAGCGAGCAAGAGACCGAAACCGAGACGCGGCACTGA
- a CDS encoding potassium channel family protein produces MSQPGDTDAQAGFGRMCDRLRQLYHGRSRAALRFQMAAAIIDVLIIAFFIAAPLIRDRPAFLWIDYSIAAILMVEIAARMLASSNVLRLLRQPTMLLDLFILATLLAPHWLDNFGFLRILRLWSLSQRGSIWAQLRQTRFRAWEDAAKAVINLATFLFVVTGFIYSFFFAGRPGLEGYVDAFYFTVATMTTTGFGDIVLPGIAGKLTSIAVMIVGISLFVRLAQAVFRPNKVTFPCPRCALQRHEPDAVHCKACGHVLQIPDPD; encoded by the coding sequence ATGAGCCAACCCGGAGACACGGACGCGCAGGCTGGGTTCGGGCGCATGTGCGACCGGCTGAGGCAGCTCTATCACGGGCGCTCACGGGCCGCTTTGCGCTTCCAGATGGCGGCGGCCATCATCGATGTTCTGATCATCGCCTTTTTCATAGCGGCTCCGCTGATCCGGGACCGTCCGGCCTTTTTGTGGATCGATTATTCGATCGCAGCCATCCTGATGGTCGAGATCGCGGCCCGGATGCTCGCCTCTTCGAACGTGCTGCGGCTGCTGCGCCAGCCGACCATGCTGCTCGACCTGTTCATTCTGGCCACGCTGCTCGCCCCGCATTGGCTGGACAATTTCGGCTTCTTGCGAATCCTGAGGCTTTGGTCGCTGTCGCAGCGTGGCTCGATATGGGCGCAGCTGCGGCAGACGCGCTTTCGCGCATGGGAAGATGCCGCCAAGGCGGTGATCAACCTCGCGACCTTCCTCTTCGTGGTCACGGGCTTCATCTACAGCTTCTTCTTTGCCGGACGGCCGGGCTTAGAAGGCTATGTCGACGCCTTCTATTTCACCGTCGCGACGATGACGACCACGGGGTTCGGCGACATCGTCCTGCCCGGTATCGCGGGCAAACTCACATCGATCGCGGTAATGATCGTCGGCATCTCACTGTTCGTGCGTCTGGCGCAGGCCGTTTTCCGGCCGAACAAAGTGACATTCCCGTGTCCGCGCTGCGCCCTGCAGCGCCACGAGCCCGATGCCGTGCATTGCAAGGCCTGCGGCCATGTCCTGCAGATCCCCGATCCCGATTGA
- a CDS encoding class I SAM-dependent methyltransferase — protein MSEAASRGEAAGLMDAMYRHQRHIYDASRKFYLLGRDELIAGLAPPRGGSILEIGCGTGRNLIKIAQTYPGRACHGLDVSDAMLATARQSVARAGLSGRIVLAQADATGFDPQALFGRAGFDRIVISYALSMIPPWRGVVEEAMRRLSPDGELHIVDFGDQRGLPAPFRAVLNRWLALFHVTPRGELAAVLDDVARSGGAAVLTDALYGGYAALARLRRVA, from the coding sequence GTGAGCGAGGCCGCCTCTCGCGGCGAAGCTGCAGGCCTGATGGATGCGATGTATCGCCATCAGCGCCACATCTACGATGCCAGCCGCAAGTTCTATCTTCTCGGGCGAGACGAACTGATCGCCGGCCTGGCGCCGCCGCGGGGCGGCAGCATCCTGGAGATCGGCTGCGGCACGGGACGCAACCTGATCAAGATCGCGCAGACCTATCCGGGCCGCGCCTGTCATGGACTCGACGTTTCGGACGCGATGCTGGCAACGGCGCGGCAGTCGGTCGCAAGGGCTGGACTCTCGGGGCGTATCGTCCTGGCTCAGGCGGATGCGACCGGTTTCGATCCGCAGGCGTTGTTTGGCCGGGCCGGCTTCGACCGGATCGTGATCTCCTATGCGCTGTCGATGATCCCGCCTTGGCGCGGGGTGGTCGAGGAGGCGATGCGCCGACTGTCTCCGGACGGTGAATTGCATATCGTGGATTTCGGCGACCAGCGGGGGTTGCCAGCGCCGTTCAGGGCGGTGCTGAACCGCTGGCTCGCGCTGTTCCACGTCACGCCGCGGGGCGAGCTTGCGGCCGTTCTGGACGATGTCGCGCGCTCCGGGGGGGCGGCCGTTCTAACCGACGCACTCTATGGCGGTTATGCCGCGCTGGCGCGGCTTCGCCGCGTAGCCTGA
- a CDS encoding DUF3419 family protein, which translates to MSMQTARTVRRDTTLGLTSAVHRNKPLSRAGLLERMFTLAFSGLVYPQIWEDPVVDMEALALKADDHVVAIASGSCNILSYLTADPARISAIDLNGAHIALGKLKLAALARVDDHAAFLRFFGQAQSPANVALYDEAIAPHLDPVSRSYWEGRGLNGRRRINVFAKNFYRYGLLGRFIGAGHLLGRALGHDPRAMLEARDMAEQRVLFDRHLAPVFDRRLMRWLVRQPASLYGLGIPPAQYKALAADGPDGIRGVLRHRLERLACGFDLKTNYFARQAFGRGYEQSPDAALPPYLQPQHFAAVKARVGRVGYHQSAITSHLAAQPAESCDAYVLLDAQDWMNDADLTALWTQITRTAKPGARVIFRTAADERLLPGRVPDAILNRWHYEAEKSRELGARDRSSIYGAFHLYVLGATA; encoded by the coding sequence ATGAGTATGCAGACGGCGCGCACGGTGCGGCGGGATACGACGCTCGGATTGACCTCGGCGGTCCACCGCAACAAGCCTCTCTCCAGGGCCGGGCTGCTGGAGCGGATGTTCACGCTGGCCTTTTCGGGCCTGGTCTACCCGCAGATCTGGGAAGATCCGGTCGTCGATATGGAGGCGCTCGCGCTGAAGGCCGACGACCATGTCGTCGCCATCGCGTCGGGCTCCTGCAATATCCTGTCATATCTGACCGCGGATCCGGCGCGGATCAGCGCCATCGACCTGAACGGCGCCCATATCGCGCTGGGCAAGCTCAAGCTCGCGGCGCTGGCGCGGGTGGACGACCACGCCGCGTTCCTGCGCTTCTTCGGGCAGGCGCAGTCGCCCGCCAATGTCGCGCTCTATGACGAGGCGATCGCGCCGCATCTCGACCCGGTCTCGCGCAGCTACTGGGAAGGGCGCGGCCTGAACGGACGTCGCCGGATCAACGTCTTCGCGAAGAATTTCTATCGCTATGGCCTGCTTGGCCGCTTCATCGGAGCAGGGCATCTGCTCGGCCGGGCACTTGGGCACGACCCGCGCGCGATGCTCGAAGCGCGCGACATGGCCGAGCAGCGCGTGCTGTTCGACCGGCATCTCGCGCCGGTCTTCGACCGTCGCCTGATGCGCTGGCTGGTGCGCCAGCCCGCCTCGCTCTACGGGCTCGGCATCCCGCCGGCGCAGTACAAGGCCTTGGCGGCGGATGGGCCCGACGGCATTCGCGGTGTGCTGCGGCATCGGCTGGAGCGGCTTGCCTGCGGCTTCGATCTCAAGACGAACTACTTTGCCCGGCAGGCTTTCGGGCGCGGCTACGAGCAGAGCCCGGATGCGGCGCTGCCGCCCTATCTGCAGCCGCAGCATTTCGCGGCGGTAAAGGCGCGGGTGGGGCGTGTCGGCTATCATCAGAGTGCGATCACGTCGCATCTCGCGGCGCAGCCGGCCGAGAGCTGCGACGCCTATGTGCTGCTCGATGCGCAGGACTGGATGAACGATGCCGATCTGACGGCGCTGTGGACGCAGATCACCCGAACCGCGAAGCCGGGCGCGCGCGTGATCTTCCGCACCGCCGCCGATGAGCGCCTGCTGCCGGGCCGCGTGCCGGACGCGATCCTGAACCGCTGGCACTACGAGGCGGAGAAAAGCCGCGAACTCGGCGCGCGCGACCGCTCCTCGATCTATGGCGCCTTTCATCTCTATGTGCTGGGGGCCACAGCGTGA
- the msrB gene encoding peptide-methionine (R)-S-oxide reductase MsrB produces MSLMGLFSRDKDEPGDFAVTHTDAEWRELLTPEQYRVLRQHGTERAGSCALNYEKRAGTFTCAGCDNPLFTTGKKFESGTGWPSFDKPLEGAVGVTEDRKFGMVRTEVHCARCGGHLGHVFPDGPPPTGLRYCMNGVAMNFEPAAGTDAAS; encoded by the coding sequence ATGAGCCTGATGGGTCTGTTCAGCCGGGACAAGGACGAGCCCGGCGATTTCGCGGTCACCCACACCGACGCCGAATGGCGCGAATTGCTGACGCCGGAACAGTATCGCGTGCTGCGCCAGCACGGCACCGAGCGTGCCGGCTCCTGCGCGCTGAACTACGAAAAGCGCGCGGGGACCTTCACCTGCGCCGGCTGCGACAATCCCCTGTTCACCACCGGCAAGAAATTCGAGAGCGGCACCGGCTGGCCGAGCTTCGACAAGCCGCTCGAAGGCGCCGTCGGCGTCACCGAGGACCGCAAGTTCGGCATGGTCCGCACGGAGGTTCATTGCGCCCGCTGCGGCGGCCATCTCGGCCACGTCTTTCCCGACGGCCCCCCGCCGACCGGCCTGCGCTACTGCATGAACGGCGTGGCCATGAACTTCGAACCTGCGGCCGGCACGGACGCGGCGTCGTGA
- the msrA gene encoding peptide-methionine (S)-S-oxide reductase MsrA has protein sequence MRRRALLAALGFVALAASGTAFGQQAKPAPATTATAIFAGGCFWCMEPPFDALPGVLSTTSGYTSGTTTNPTYAEVSAGKTGHTEAMKIVYDPTKVTYEKLLHVFWRNHDPLTANAQFCDKGSQYRAGIYFGSEEERKLAEASKAELEKSGRFKSRITTEIVAQTAFYPAEDYHQDYYQKNPIRYKIYRTGCGRDSRLNQLWGSEAGGAHS, from the coding sequence GTGAGACGCCGTGCTCTTCTCGCGGCGCTCGGCTTCGTGGCGCTGGCAGCCTCGGGCACGGCCTTCGGCCAACAGGCCAAGCCGGCACCTGCCACGACGGCCACGGCGATCTTCGCCGGCGGCTGCTTCTGGTGCATGGAGCCGCCCTTCGACGCGCTGCCCGGCGTGCTCTCGACGACGTCGGGCTACACCTCCGGGACCACCACGAACCCGACCTATGCCGAGGTTTCGGCCGGAAAGACCGGCCACACCGAAGCGATGAAGATCGTCTACGACCCGACCAAGGTGACCTACGAGAAACTGCTCCACGTCTTCTGGCGCAACCACGACCCGCTGACGGCAAACGCCCAGTTCTGCGACAAGGGCAGCCAGTATCGCGCCGGCATCTATTTCGGCTCGGAGGAGGAGCGAAAGCTGGCCGAGGCCTCGAAGGCCGAGCTGGAGAAGTCCGGGCGCTTCAAGAGCCGGATCACCACCGAGATCGTGGCCCAGACGGCCTTCTACCCGGCCGAGGACTACCATCAAGACTATTACCAGAAGAACCCGATCCGCTACAAAATCTACCGCACCGGCTGCGGCCGCGACAGCCGGCTGAACCAGCTCTGGGGCAGCGAGGCCGGCGGCGCGCATTCGTAG